The following is a genomic window from Mycolicibacterium sp. TY81.
GCGGCGGGCCTTCGGCGGTGCGGTGACACCGTAGGGATCGGTGAAGGCGTCGGTCTGGTACCCGGCCGTCGGCATGGCCGGGAGTTTCTTGGTGGCGTCCAGCCCGTCGTCGCGCGATCCGGTCATGCCCACCTCATGTTTGCAGGGTACCTGCGGCGGGTGAGGGGACGCGGTGACGTTGCGGCGGGTGCGTTCAGCGGTGCGGGGCCAGTGCCGCGACTGTCATGGCGCGCAGCACGGCGCGTGAGGATTCCTCCTGCTTGCGGGCGCCGCCCGCGCTGACACTGTGCGGCGTCGAGTTCAGGAGCCCGAATGCGGCGTGCGCCATGGTGCGGGCGTCGGCTTCGCTGCGTGACGGGTCGAGCCGGCGCAGGACGTCCACCCAGATTTCGACGTACTGGCGCTGTGAGCGGCGCACCTGCCGTTTGGCGGCGTCGGGAAGGTTGTTGAGGTCGCGGTCCTGGATCCGGATCAGGTCGGATTCGCCGAGCGCGAAGTCGAGGTGGAACTCGATGAGGCCGTTGAGGGCGTCGGCGGGGTCGTCGCATTCGGCGACCACGGCACGTCCGCCGGCGTGCAGCCGGGCGCTGACGCTGACCAGTAGCTCGACCAGCAGCGCTTCCTTGTTGGGGAAGTGGCGGTAGATCGCGGGCCCGCTGATGCCGGCCGCGGCGCCGATGTCCTCGAGACGGACGGCCAGGAAGCCGCGTTCGGCGAAGAGTCGTTCGGCGGCGGCGACGAGTTGGCCGCGCCGGTCGGATTTGGCTCTGCTACGCGGTGTTTCGGCGTCTGACGCTGATGCCGTCATCGACACCTCCAACCCGGTCTGGACATCTCAGTTAATGAAGACTAACATCGCGTTCGGTTATTCGCCATTAACTCAAGTGAAATGGAGCGACGATGTCGCCGAGCGTTTCCCAACGGGTATCGCATCGCGAGCAGCACCTGGCGCTGGTGGCCGAGCTCAAGGGCAAGCTGGCCACCGCTGCTCTCGGGGGATCGGAGCGCTCCCGCGAGCGTCACGTCGGTCGCGGCAAGCTGCTGCCGCGCGACCGTGTCAACGGACTCCTCGACCCGGGCAGTCCGTTCCTGGAGATCGCACCGCTGGCCGCGGGCGGCATGTACGACGACGAATGCCCGGGCGCCGGGATGATCGCCGGCATCGGCCGGGTGTCGGGCCGCGAATGCATGATCGTCGCCAACGACGCGACCGTGAAAGGTGGCACGTACTACCCGATCACGGTCAAGAAGCACCTGCGGGCGCAGGAGATCGCCAGCCAGAACCAGCTGCCGTGCATCTACCTGGTCGACTCCGGCGGCGCGTTCCTACCGCGCCAGGACGAGGTGTTCCCCGACCGCGAACACTTCGGCCGCATCTTCTTCAACCAGGCCAACATGTCGGCGCGCGGTATCCCGCAGATCGCCGCGGTGCTCGGCTCCTGCACCGCCGGCGGCGCGTACGTCCCCGCGATGAGTGACGAGGCCGTCATCGTCCGCAACCAGGGCACCATCTTCCTGGGCGGCCCGCCGCTGGTGAAAGCCGCTACCGGAGAAGTGGTTTCGGCCGAGGACCTCGGTGGCGGCGACCTGCACTCCAAGGTCTCCGGCGTCACCGACCACCTGGCGCACGACGACCGCGACGCGCTGCGCATCGTGCGCCGCATCGCCGCGACGTTCGGGCCGCGCGCGCAGGCGCCGTGGGACATCGCCCCGACGGTGGACGCGGTGTGCGACCAGACCGAGCTCTATGACGTCGTACCGATCGACTCCAAGGTGCCGTACGACGTGCACGAGGTCATCACCCGCATCGTCGATGGTGGCGAATTCACCGAATTCAAGGCCGAATACGGCACCACGCTGGTGACCGGCTTCGCGCGCATCCACGGCCACCCGGTGGGCATCATCGCCAACAACGGCGTGCTGTTCGGTGAATCCGCCCAGAAGGGTGCACATTTCATCGAACTGTGCGACAAGCGGTCGGTGCCGCTGCTGTTCCTGCAGAACATCTCCGGCTTCATGGTGGGCCGCGACTACGAGGCCGGCGGCATCGCCAAGCACGGCGCCAAGATGGTCACCGCGGTGGCGTGTGCCCGGGTGCCGAAGCTGACCGTCGTCATCGGCGGCTCGTACGGCGCGGGCAACTACTCGATGTGCGGCCGCGCGTACTCGCCGCGGTTCCTGTGGATGTGGCCCAACGCCCGCATCTCGGTGATGGGCGGCGAGCAGGCCGCCTCGGTGCTGGCCACCGTGCGCGGTGAACTGACGCCGGAGGAGGAAGAGGCAATCAAGGCCCCGATCCGCCAGCAGTACGAAGATCAGGGCAACCCCTACTACTCGACGGCCCGGCTCTGGGACGACGGCGTCATCGACCCGGCTGACACCAGAACCCTGGTGGGACTGGCTCTTTCAGTTGTCGCGCAGGCTCCGCTCGAGCCTGTGTCCTACGGCGTATTCAGGATGTGACATGAAAACCTTCAATACGGTCCTGGTCGCCAACCGTGGCGAGATCGCGGTCCGCGTCATCCGGACGTTGCGGGCCATGGGGATTCGCTCGGTCGCGGTGTTCAGCGACGCCGACGCCGGTGCCCGGCATGTCCTCGAGGCCGACGTCGCGGTGAACATCGGGCCAGCCCCGGCCCGGCAGAGCTACCTCAGCATCGAGGCCATCGTGAACGCGGCGCGGCGCACCGGCGCACAGGCCGTGCACCCGGGCTACGGATTCCTTTCGGAGAACGCCGAATTCGCCGCCGCCCTGCACGACGCGGGCATCGTCTTCATCGGGCCGCCGGCCAAAGCCATCGGCACCATGGGCGACAAGATCACCGCCAAGGCAGCGGTGTCGGCGTTCGGAGTGCCGGTGGTTCCGGGCATCTCGCGTCCGGGTCTCACCGACGAGGAGCTCATCGCCGGCGCCCCCGAGGTGGGGTTCCCGGTTCTGGTGAAGCCGTCCGCCGGTGGTGGCGGCAAGGGCATGCGCGTCGTGCATGCGGCGGCCGAGTTGCCGGCCGCGCTGGCCTCGGCCCGTCGCGAGGCCGCCTCGGCATTCGGCGACGACACCCTGTTCATCGAACGATTCGTGTTGAACCCCAGGCACATCGAGGTGCAGGTCGTCGCGGACAGCCACGGCAACGTCGTACATCTCGGCGAGCGTGAGTGCAGTCTGCAGCGCCGGCACCAGAAGGTCATCGAAGAGGCGCCGTCGCCCGTACTGGACGAGGCGACGAGGGACCGCATCGGTGCGGCCGCGTGCGACACCGCCCGCAGCGTCGACTACCGCGGCGCCGGCACCGTCGAGTTCATCGTCTCCGCCGACCGGCCCGACGAGTTCTTCTTCATGGAGATGAACACCCGTCTTCAGGTGGAACACCCGGTGACAGAACTGGTCACGGGCATCGACCTCGTCGAACTGCAGGTGCGGGTGGCGGCCGGTGAGGCCCTGCCGATGGCGCAGGACGACATCACGCTGACAGGCCACGCCATCGAGGCCCGCGTGTACGCCGAAGACCCGGCGCACGACTTCCTGCCCACGGGTGGCACCGTGTTGGCACTGGCCGAGCCCGCCGAAGCGCGGGTGGATTCCGGTATCCGGGCCGGTTCGGTGATCGGCAGCGACTACGACCCGATGCTGTCGAAAATCATTGCGTACGGGCCGGATCGGGAGTCGGCGCGACGCGGCCTGGACCGGGCGCTGGCCGATACCGCCGTGCTGGGTGTCGGTACCAACATCGACTTCCTGCGGTTCCTGCTGGCCGACGAGGACGTCATCGCCGGACGCCTCGACACCGGACTGCTGGACCGCCGCACGGGCGACTACGTCGCCGCGCAGGCCGGCGACGACGAGTTCATCGCCGCAGCCGCGTACCGCTGGCTGCACAGCTGGGCGGACGCCGGCGAGCTGTGGGCCACCCCGACGGGCTGGCGGGTCGGCGAGCACGCACCGACCACCATCCGGCTGCGGGCCGGCGACCGGACCGACCACGTCCACCTCACCGGTACTCCCGCAGCCGCCACGGCAAGCATCGAAAACGGCGAACCACGCAGCGTCACAGCATCGTTGGACGGTGACCGGCTGATCGTCACGGTTGACGGCCTGCGCACCGAATACCTGACCGCCGTCGAGGACCACCGGCTGTGGCTGGCCGGAGCCGGCCGCACGACCGTCATCGAGGACGTGCGTGAGGCGCCCGTCCGGGCCGACGACGAACACAGCGGCGACGCCGAGATCGTCAGTCCCATGCCCGGATCCGTCGTGGCCGTGGGCATAGCGGACGGGTCGACGGTGAGTAGTGGTGACGTCGTCGTCACCGTCGAGGCCATGAAGATGGAACACGCGCTGTCGTCGCCGGTCGACGGCACCGTGGAATTACTTGTCGCCGTGGGCGATCAGGTCAAAGTGGGCCAGCCGCTGGCCCGGATTACCGCAGCAACCGAGGAGACCAAATGAGCGACTTCATTTCGACCGGCACCCTGCCGGACCACTACGCCGAACTGGCCAAGACGGTCCGGGAATTCGCGCAGACGGTCGTCGCGCCGGTGGCCGCGCAGCACGACAAGGACCACACCTTCCCGTACAAGGTCATCGACGGGATGGCCGAGATGGGCCTGTTCGGCCTGCCGTTCCCCGAGGAGTACGGCGGCATGGGCGGCGACTACTTCGCCCTCTGCCTGGCGCTGGAAGAACTCGGCAAGGTGGACCAGAGCGTCGCCATCACGCTGGAGGCCGGCGTCGGTCTGGGCGCGATGCCGGTGTACCGCTTCGGCACCGAGGCGCAGAAGCAGGAATGGCTGCCGCAGCTGGCCAGCGGAAAGGCCTTGGGCGCCTTCGGCTTGACCGAGGCCGGTGGCGGCAGCGACGCCGGCGCGACCAAGACCACCGCCAAGCTGGACGGCGACAGCTGGGTGATCAACGGCTCCAAGCAGTTCATCACCAACTCCGGCACCGACATCACCAAGCTGGTGACCGTCACGGCCGTGACCGGCGAACTGCCCGGTGGGCACAAGGAGATCTCGTCGATCCTGGTGCCGGTGCCGACGCCGGGCTTCACCGCCGAGCCCGCCTACGACAAGGTCGGCTGGAACGCCTCGGACACCCATCCGCTGAGCTTCGACGACGTGCGGGTGCCGGTCGAGAACCTGCTCGGCGAGCGCGGCCGCGGCTACGCCAACTTCCTGCGCATCCTCGACGAGGGCCGCATCGCCATCGCCGCGCTGTCGGTCGGTGTGGCGCAGGGTTGTGTCGACGAGTGCGTCAAGTACTCGAAGGAGCGGGAAGCGTTCGGCCGCAAGATCGGTGGCTACCAGGCCATCGCCTTCAAGATCGCCCGGATGGAGGCCCGCGCCCACGTCGCCCGCACCGCCTACTACGACGCCGCGGCGCTGATGCTGGCGGGCAAGCCGTTCAAGAAGGCAGCCTGCATCGCCAAGATGATCGCCAGCGAGGCCGCGATGGACAACGCCCGCGACGCCACCCAGGTGTTCGGTGGCTACGGCTTCATGAACGAGTACCCGGTCGCCCGGCACTACCGCGATTCGAAGATCCTCGAAATCGGTGAGGGCACAACGGAGGTTCAGCTCATGCTGATCGCGCGTGAGGCCGGGCTGTGACCGAGAAGCGGGTCATCGAGCAGCGCGGGCTCTGGTACGAGGAGTTCCAGCCGGGCGTCATCTACCAGCACCGGCCCGGCCGCACCATCACCGAGGCCGACAACGTCCTGTTCACCACGCTGACCATGAACACGCAGGCGCTGCACCTGGACGCCGCGTTCTCCGATGCGCTGCCGCCGTTCCATGCACGGCTGGTGAATTCGATGTTCACGCTGTCGACGCTCGTCGGCCTGTCGGTCGCTCAGCTGACCCAGGGCACGATCGTCGGGAACCTCGGTTTCTCCGACATCGCGTTCCCCAGGCCGCTCTTCCACGGTGACACGCTGTACGCCGAGTCCGAGGTGATCGAGAAGCGCGAGTCCAAGAGCCGGCCGGGGGAGGGCATCGTCACGTTCGCCCACACCGGTCGCAACCAGCACGGCGACATCGTCGCCACGGCGACACGCAAGACCATGGTCCGTAAGCGCCCCGCGGAGCAGCCGTCATGAGCCTGACCGCCCCGGGACCCGGCTGGCTGTTCTGCCCCGCGGACCGTCCTGAGCGGTTCGAAAAGGCCGCCGCCGCAGCAGATGTGGTGATCCTCGACCTGGAGGACGGCTGCGCCGCGAAGGATCGGCCGGCGGCTCGCCAGGCGCTCATCGACACCCCGCTGGACCCGGCGCGGACGGTGGTGCGTTTGAACCCGTCGGACACCGCCGATCACCCGCTCGATCTGGAGGCCCTGGCGAAGACGCCGTACACCACGGTGATGCTCGCCAAAACCGAGTCGGCCGAACAGGTTCGGGCGCTCGCGCCGCTCGACGTCGTGGTGCTGGTGGAGACGCCGCTCGGTGCGCTCGCCGTCACCGAGACCGCCCGCGTCGAGAACACTTACGCCGTCATGTGGGGCGCCGAGGACCTGTTCGCGGTGCTGGGCGGTACCGCGAACCGCTGGCCCGACGACAGCTACCGCGATGTGGCCAAGCACGTCCGGTCGCAATCGCTCTTGGCCGCCAAGGCTTTCGGCAAGCTCGCGCTGGACTCGGTCTACCTCGACATCAAGAACCTGGACGGCCTGCGGGCCGAGGTCGACGACGCCGTGGCCGTCGGATTCGACGCCAAGGTGGCCATCCACCCGACGCAGGTCGCGGTCATCCGGAACGGCTACGCGCCGACCGAGAAGGAGATCGCCTGGGCGCGTGCGGTACTCGATGCCGCGACCCGCGAGCGCGGCGTGTTCCAGTACGACGGTCTGATGGTCGACATGCCGGTGCTCCGCCGGGCCGAACGCATCGTCGCCCTGGCGCCGTAGGAGCTACAGGTCCTCGACGCTGAGGATGCCGTCTTGCACGGCACGGGCGACCAGTTGGGCCTTGGTGGCCGCCGGTCGCCCCGCGGCGGCGTACTTGGCGCGAACGCGTTGCAGGTGGGTCCGGACTGTGGTCGGCGCGAGGTGCAGGCGCTTGGCGACGATGTCCTTGCTCTCGGTCTGAAACCAGGCCTTGAGCACTTCACGTTCGCGCTTGGTGAGTCCGGGCCGGCCGGAGTCGGTGTCCGAGCAGATGGCCGCGGCCATGCGGGGACCGACGTACGGCTCGTGGGTGCTGGCCGCGCGGATGGCCTCGATGAGATGGCCCTGGCCTTCGCTCTTGGCCAGATAGGTGACCACCCCGATGGCCAGGCAACGCAGGATCACCTCGGAGTTCTCGAGGTGCGAGTAGACGATCACCGCGTGTCCCGCGTCCACGATGGCGGCGACCGCATCGAAATCGGGCTGGCGACTGCGCAGTTCGAGATCCAGGATGACCGCGGCCAGCTGGTGGTCGGCCTTGGGGTAGACGGCCAGGAACGACTCGGCGTCGAGATGGTCGGATGCGACGCGGATGGGTGGGTCGGCCTGGGCGCACCATGCCGAGACGCCGGTGTGGATGACGTCGTGGTCATCGACAACGGCGATGGCCAGAGGCTCAGATGGGTTGGCCGGCGCGGACATGATCGGTCGGTCTTTCTGGGAGTGGGTGGCGCACGGTGATCCACACCGTGTCATCGAGGGTGGTCAGGTCGAATTCATCTTCGTCGTCGACACTGGATTTCGTCGGCAAATCGGCGTGCTCGGCCCGCTGACACATGACGCTGAGTTCGACTGCCGCCGTTTCGGCGGCGACGGTGATGCGGGCCGGCGAGGCGGCCGCGTGGAGAATTTGGTCGATGAGCCGGGCCAACCGCCGGGCAGTGGGGACATCCATGGCCGGCAGTGTGCCCTGGACGTCCACGGAAACGGCCAGGCCGCGATTCTGGGCGGCGTCGATGCGTGGGCGCAATTCGCGAAGCAGTACGTGCTCGAAGCTCGAGGACTGGTCGAAAAGGGTACGCAGCCGCTGGTATTCGAGTTGTGCGCGGCGCCGGGTCTCGGCATCCACCGGTTGTCCGTCGGCGAGGGTCGACAGCAGCGGCTGGATGGTGGCGGCGAGGTCCGCGTAGCGGCGGTCGTATTCCTCCTGCACGGCGTCGGCGATGTGTGCTGCCGCAGTCAGGCGCATGTGACTTTCGGTCTCGGCGGAAGCGGCTGCGGCAGAACGCCGGATCATGTCGGCGACGACCAGAGCACACAGTTGGGCGACGAGGACACTCGCCGTGTCGTATCCGAGGTCGACGACGGTGTGGACCGACGGATTCCGAATGATCGCGTAGACGGCGGGGACGACCCAGCACCACACCAGGACACCAACGGCGTAGCGCAGCTGGACACTGAGCAGCAGCGGCAGCACACACCAGCCGATCGCGCCTTGTGCCCACTGCAGCCGGGGGTCGAGGTCTTTGATCGGCATCGAGATCGACTGCACCAGCGCAACAACGACGAGGATCATGATGCCGAAACGTGCCCGCGGATAGGCCCGGCCCATGACCCGGGGGATCGCGGACAGCGTCGCCGCCGTCGTCACGACGATGAGGGACCACTGCAGATACGGGTATGCCGCGAACTTCAGGGATGAGGGCACGGTCACCAGCAGGTTGGCCAGGCCGTAGGCAACCAGTGCCAGTCCGTAGCCCATGTGTGCCCGCTCGATGAGCCGCTCCGGGTCCGGCGCCGGCGCGGCACTGGCCGGTATTGATGTGGGCCAACGCAATTCGACCGTGGTGCCCTGCCCGGGCTGCGTGATGATCTCCGCGACACCGCCGAGCTGCTGCATGCGGGCGATGATCGAGTCTGCGATGCCGTGCCCCCGCGTCGGCCGGGTCAGATCGAATCCATGCCCGTCGTCGGCGATCTGGATCCGGCCGAGATGCACGGTGATGGTGACCGCCGTGGCGCCGGAATGCCGGTCGATGTTGGTCAGAGCTTCGCGCGCGGCGGCCGCGATGGTCGCCGCCGTCGCGCCGTCCACCCACATCGCGGTCACCCCGGCATAACTCACGGGCGTCGTGGTGTGCATGGCGTGATCACGCAGAGTGGCAACGAGATCGGCCGGCGGCGCGGGCGTGTGCGATGTCTCGGTGAACACGCGAAGGTCGCGCCGAGCCTGGGCGGCGACGCGCTCGGGTGACAAGGCGGTGCCGGTACCCACCATCAGCAGGGTCGAGGCGACGGTGTCGTGGAGCAGCCGCATCTGTTCGCGGTCGTAGTCGCGCACGGCGGCGTTGACTTTCTGGCGGAGCTCGGCAGCGAGCCGCTCGGCGCGGGCGACGTCGACCCTTTCGGCCACGTGCACCGTCAGGAAGCGGATCAGCGTCGATGCCACCCACAACAATGCGAAGTAGTAGACGTTGACCCATTGGTCGCTGTCGTGGATACCGCCGACCGACGCCGCGCCGGCGGCGAGCGCGGCAACGACGCCCGCGGTCATCGCCGTGTTCAGCAGCGGTTCGAACACCGTGAAGCTCGCGATGGCCGTACCGGCGATCGCGATCGGCGCGCAGGTCGACGGGCACGCCCGGTCGTCGGCAGCCGCGACAGGCAGGACCAGGCAGGCGGCGAGCGTGACGACGTAGTCGATCGCGAGGATGCGGGGCGTTGCGGAGCGGGTCAGCAACCGGTACAGCGACCAGGCGCCGGCCAGACCGGCGAACGCGACGCCGGCCAGGCTGATGCGCGGCGCCGAGACCAGCACCACGACGTACACCACCAATGCCCCGCCGTGCCGCATGAACAGGCTGACCCGCATCGCGTGCTGGAGGAAGTTGCGGCGTGCCGCGCCTGTGCCGGTGTCAAACATGATGGGACTGCCGTACGTGTGCGGTCAGGGTGCGGGCGCGGCTGACGCTCGGGCGACGTTGGGGCCGGCGCGGTTCGGACGTCTCATCGGTTTCTCGCTTCTGGCACTGCCACGTTGATGATGCGATGGTTGTAGCATGCGGCAACGACATTTAGCCTTTGAGTGAGTCCGTGGGCAGGTCGAGGCACCGACCGGGACATCTGGTGATCCCTGACGTCTGAGTGGCCGCCCGCGGGCTCGGTGCCTGGTCGAGCGGTGTCCTTGTTTGGGAACTTGGAGCCAGCCTGAGGGTGGGACTCCTGCTTAGAGAATGTCTGGGCCGTGGCCGCGATGGTCAGTCACCTGGGATGACAGGATCGGGCTGACAGGAGCAAAACGACAATGGCATTGACGTTGGGGATCGACGTGGCAGTGCGGGCAGCGCATCAAGGGGACGCTGGCCCGCGACGGAATCGCGGTGTGGCGTGGCCGTAAGTTCTCGACCCGGCCGGCGGAGCTGGAACGGTTGTGGGATGACCTGAATCTGGCTGATCCGGGTGATCTGACGGTCGTGGTCGAGCCGACGCGCAACGCGTGGATCGTTGTGGCGGAGTGGTTCCGCCGCCGCGGGGGCCCGCGTGGTGATGGTTCCCACCACCCAATCGGCGGATCTTCGCAAGTACTACTCCAAGCACACCAAGAACGATCGGATCGACTCCGAGTTGCTGGCCCGGCTGCCACTTCTTCATCCCGAAGGCCTGCGTGAGTATTCCGGCCAGGGACCTGCAGACCCGTTGCGGCGCTTGGTCAAGCAGCGCTCCACCATGGTCAAACGCCGGGTCGCCGTCTACGCCCGACTCGATGCACTCGTCGAGCTCCTCGGGCCGGCTTGGTATGCGGTGCTCGGTTCGAATTACGGCATCGCGGCGTTGGAGTTCCTGGCCCGTTACGCCGATCCGAACGCGGTGATCCGCCTCGGCCACGGACGTCTGAGCAGGTTCTTGATCGCCCGGTCCCGTGGCGCGTGGCGCAGCGACCACGCCGCCCGGCCTCATCGCCGCGGCCAAGGAAACCCTCGCGCTGTGGGGGTCGGACGGGATGAACTTCGCCGAACTGGCCGAAGACATCGCCCACGAAGCCGAACAGGCGCTGTTCTTGACCCGCCAAATCAAGCAGATCGACGAACGAGTCGCGAACCTGTACGCCGACGCCGACCCCGATGGGATCGTTGCCTCGGCTCCCGGCGTGGGACCGGTCATCAGCGCCGTGATCGCGGGGCGGATCGGTGATCCGCACCGATTCACCTCACTGGCGGCGGTGCGCGCCTACACCGGACTGGTCCCCAAGGTCAGCCAGTCCGGGGTGGGCAAGGTCGAATCTTCGATCACCAAGGCCGGTGACCCACTGCTGCGCGAAATGCTCTGCACCGCAGCCGATCAAGCCCGCAAGGTCGACCCGCAGATCGCGGCGAAGTACCAGCGGCTGATGGCGGCGACCGCCACCATGATTCGGCGATCTGCCATCTGGCCACTCTGCTGGTCACTCGGATCGCCACGTGCATGCGCGCCGGCCAGCCCTACGCCCTACGCGATGTCGACGGCACCCCCATCACCGAAGCTCAGGGCCGCGTGCTCGTCAAAGAGCGCTACCAGATTGAGCCGCGCCGCCGAGACAACATCCGGCACCACCGTATGCGCGACCGCCGCAAACAGAGGGCGGGCCAGGAGTCACAGGAGTCGCCGAACGCTCCAACATCCAGGCCCGCCACCAATCACCCTACGAGCCAACACATCGCTTGACATCCGTTAGGAACTCAGACTCTGGGCCGATTCGCGTGTCACCAGCGCAAATGACAACGAATTCATACGTTCGGGCTACAAGTTGGCCGTATTGCGACCGACCCGCACCGGCCCGACCGGCCGCTGCGACACGTCTTCAGTCTGTTACCTGCGATAACCGCGGCCGGCCGGCCTTCGGGCGCATAATGGCGGTGATGCCCCAGCACTGCGGCGAGCAGAGCGGATCATCCGACTGATGCCACACCCCGGCATCGGCCGGCGACCCTCACCACCTGAGGGGTTGCCCTGGTCGCCACCGCGCTGAGCTTCTCGCGGACTGACGGCCGAACATGCCGTCACCGAAAGGAGGCGGTATGGCTGACGTGACGGTCCCTGGCCTGGACAACCGGGTGGACCTCGAGCCCGTGCAACTCGTCGCGCCCGACGGCGCGCCCACCTCCGACGCGCGATATCGCCGCGACCTGCCGCCCGAGACGCTGGGCTGGCTGTACGAGGAGATGGTCGTCACCCGCGACCTCGACGTCGAATTCGTCAATCTGCAGCGCCAGGGTGAACTGGCGCTGTTCGCCTCGTGCCGCGGTCAGGAAGCCGCGCAGGTGGGTGCGGCGGCGTGTCTGCGCAAGACCGACTGGCTGTTCCCGCAGTACCGGGAACTCGGCGCCCTGCTGGTCCGCGGCATCACCCCCGCCCAGATCAGCGCGGTGTGGCGGGGCCGCTGGCACGGCGGCCTGGGCTTCACCGAAAAACACTGCGCGCCACTGTCGATCGACATCGGCTCGCACGGCCTGCACGCGGTCGGCGCGGCGATGGCGGCGCAGCGGCTCGGTGAGGACTCGGTGACGGTGGCGTTCATCGGCGACGGCGGCACCTCCGAAGGCGACATGCACGAAGCACTCAACTTCGCGGCCGTCACGTCGGCGCCCTGCGTGTTCTTCGTGCAGAACAACCAGTGGGCCATCTCGGTACCGGTGCGCCATCAGCAGGCGGGACCGTCGATCGCGCACCGCGCCATCGGCTACGGCATGCCCGGCATCCGGGTCGACGGCAACGACGTGCTGGCCTGCTACGCGGTGATGTCCGAGGCGGCGCAGCGTGCCCGCGGGGGCGACGGGCCGACGCTGATCGAGGCCGTCACCTACCGGATGGGGCCGCAC
Proteins encoded in this region:
- a CDS encoding sensor histidine kinase, which translates into the protein MFDTGTGAARRNFLQHAMRVSLFMRHGGALVVYVVVLVSAPRISLAGVAFAGLAGAWSLYRLLTRSATPRILAIDYVVTLAACLVLPVAAADDRACPSTCAPIAIAGTAIASFTVFEPLLNTAMTAGVVAALAAGAASVGGIHDSDQWVNVYYFALLWVASTLIRFLTVHVAERVDVARAERLAAELRQKVNAAVRDYDREQMRLLHDTVASTLLMVGTGTALSPERVAAQARRDLRVFTETSHTPAPPADLVATLRDHAMHTTTPVSYAGVTAMWVDGATAATIAAAAREALTNIDRHSGATAVTITVHLGRIQIADDGHGFDLTRPTRGHGIADSIIARMQQLGGVAEIITQPGQGTTVELRWPTSIPASAAPAPDPERLIERAHMGYGLALVAYGLANLLVTVPSSLKFAAYPYLQWSLIVVTTAATLSAIPRVMGRAYPRARFGIMILVVVALVQSISMPIKDLDPRLQWAQGAIGWCVLPLLLSVQLRYAVGVLVWCWVVPAVYAIIRNPSVHTVVDLGYDTASVLVAQLCALVVADMIRRSAAAASAETESHMRLTAAAHIADAVQEEYDRRYADLAATIQPLLSTLADGQPVDAETRRRAQLEYQRLRTLFDQSSSFEHVLLRELRPRIDAAQNRGLAVSVDVQGTLPAMDVPTARRLARLIDQILHAAASPARITVAAETAAVELSVMCQRAEHADLPTKSSVDDEDEFDLTTLDDTVWITVRHPLPERPTDHVRAGQPI
- a CDS encoding transposase, whose product is MARGAATTPPGLIAAAKETLALWGSDGMNFAELAEDIAHEAEQALFLTRQIKQIDERVANLYADADPDGIVASAPGVGPVISAVIAGRIGDPHRFTSLAAVRAYTGLVPKVSQSGVGKVESSITKAGDPLLREMLCTAADQARKVDPQIAAKYQRLMAATATMIRRSAIWPLCWSLGSPRACAPASPTPYAMSTAPPSPKLRAACSSKSATRLSRAAETTSGTTVCATAANRGRARSHRSRRTLQHPGPPPITLRANTSLDIR
- the pdhA gene encoding pyruvate dehydrogenase (acetyl-transferring) E1 component subunit alpha, coding for MADVTVPGLDNRVDLEPVQLVAPDGAPTSDARYRRDLPPETLGWLYEEMVVTRDLDVEFVNLQRQGELALFASCRGQEAAQVGAAACLRKTDWLFPQYRELGALLVRGITPAQISAVWRGRWHGGLGFTEKHCAPLSIDIGSHGLHAVGAAMAAQRLGEDSVTVAFIGDGGTSEGDMHEALNFAAVTSAPCVFFVQNNQWAISVPVRHQQAGPSIAHRAIGYGMPGIRVDGNDVLACYAVMSEAAQRARGGDGPTLIEAVTYRMGPHTTSDDPTRYRDPDELKHWEARDPITRYRTYLEQTGVWTPRLQQHVENRSRRLRAELRETVLTAPDVDVADMFDNVYADITPELARQRDALLAELDWEG